A window of the Nocardia sp. NBC_01329 genome harbors these coding sequences:
- the cobC gene encoding Rv2231c family pyridoxal phosphate-dependent protein CobC — protein sequence MLTDHVDFAGLRHHGDVDAQPGLLDFAVNVQGAAPPRWLRDRLVAALDSLARYPAAADERHAREAVAARHVVAPDHVLPLAGGAEGFALLPRLAPRLAAVVHPSFTEPELALREAGVPVHRVLLEPPYTLDPAVVPEEADLVVIGNPTNPTSVLHPAALVRALLRPGRIVVVDEAFMDAVPGEPESLAAQAGEGLLVLRSLTKTWALAGLRCGYLLGAPEVLRQLVRGRAHWPVGTLQLAAIAATASPRALAETAARALEIGEHRAAMAARLTGAGVAVRTPAAAPFLLLEVERGEILREYLRRHGIAVRRCDTFPGLGPGHVRVAVRPPEDVERLVAALGNAGRLV from the coding sequence ATGCTCACCGATCATGTCGATTTCGCCGGGCTGCGTCATCACGGTGACGTAGATGCCCAGCCGGGTCTGCTCGATTTCGCGGTGAACGTCCAGGGCGCCGCGCCACCACGCTGGCTACGGGACCGGCTGGTCGCCGCCCTGGACTCGCTGGCCCGATATCCGGCCGCCGCGGACGAGCGGCACGCCCGGGAAGCCGTGGCCGCCCGGCACGTGGTCGCACCCGACCACGTCCTGCCGCTGGCCGGTGGAGCGGAGGGTTTCGCCCTGCTTCCGCGGTTGGCACCGCGGCTCGCGGCGGTGGTGCACCCGTCGTTCACCGAGCCCGAACTCGCCCTGCGCGAGGCCGGTGTCCCGGTGCACCGGGTGCTGCTGGAACCTCCCTACACCCTCGATCCGGCCGTGGTTCCCGAGGAAGCGGATCTGGTGGTGATCGGCAACCCCACCAACCCCACCTCGGTACTGCATCCGGCCGCACTCGTCCGCGCGCTGCTGCGTCCGGGGCGGATCGTGGTGGTGGACGAGGCCTTCATGGACGCGGTGCCCGGTGAGCCGGAGTCGCTGGCCGCGCAGGCAGGGGAGGGGCTGCTGGTGTTGCGCAGTCTCACCAAGACCTGGGCGCTGGCCGGGCTGCGTTGCGGGTATCTGCTCGGGGCGCCGGAGGTGCTTCGGCAGCTGGTCCGGGGCCGGGCGCACTGGCCGGTGGGCACCCTGCAGCTCGCCGCGATCGCCGCCACCGCCTCGCCGCGCGCGCTCGCCGAGACCGCGGCGCGAGCACTGGAGATCGGTGAGCACCGTGCGGCGATGGCCGCGCGGCTGACCGGCGCCGGTGTCGCGGTGCGGACCCCCGCGGCCGCGCCCTTCCTGCTGCTGGAGGTGGAACGCGGCGAGATACTGCGCGAATATCTGCGCCGGCACGGCATAGCGGTACGGCGCTGCGACACGTTCCCCGGCCTGGGGCCGGGGCATGTGCGGGTCGCGGTCCGGCCGCCGGAGGATGTCGAGCGGCTGGTGGCGGCGCTGGGTAACGCCGGACGGCTGGTCTAG
- a CDS encoding low molecular weight protein-tyrosine-phosphatase, which yields MAVVGELHISFVCTGNICRSPMAEKILLGHLSRAGLADRVRVSSAGTHDWHAGAEADPRTTATLRRHGYPTGHRATGFGTEHTDADLVVAMTTEHDRDLAMRGIPPARRRLLRSFDPDADGIDVPDPYYGGTEEFELVRTQIEAAVPGLLDWVHAALPARAPVTGGAA from the coding sequence ATGGCTGTCGTGGGTGAGCTGCACATATCGTTCGTCTGTACCGGCAACATCTGCCGGTCGCCGATGGCGGAGAAGATCCTGCTGGGCCATCTGTCCCGGGCCGGGCTGGCCGACCGGGTCCGGGTGAGCAGTGCCGGCACCCACGATTGGCACGCCGGGGCCGAAGCCGATCCCCGCACCACCGCCACTCTGCGCCGCCACGGCTACCCCACCGGCCACCGGGCCACCGGGTTCGGCACCGAGCACACCGACGCCGACCTGGTCGTCGCGATGACCACCGAACACGACCGCGACCTCGCGATGCGCGGTATCCCGCCGGCCCGCCGCCGGTTGCTGCGCAGTTTCGATCCGGACGCCGACGGGATCGACGTACCCGATCCGTACTACGGCGGGACCGAGGAATTCGAACTGGTGCGTACGCAGATCGAGGCCGCGGTCCCGGGCCTGCTGGATTGGGTCCACGCAGCGCTCCCCGCGCGAGCCCCGGTCACCGGCGGTGCGGCCTGA
- a CDS encoding SURF1 family cytochrome oxidase biogenesis protein — translation MRRLAFLLRPGWLILAVVVAGFAYMCFTVLAPWQLGKNETTSDRNQLIADSVHADPVAVTDILDGDAVGAATEWRKVYAEGSYVPDSTVLVRLRHLDGAPGFGVLSAFTLTDGRTLLVDRGLVAAVDGSQPPPIDPPPAGVQRVEGRIRVSENVDPQRTPAVQNGIPHVYSIDIPQETTVLGIPLTPIPVGDRGSYLQLSDGQPGAFTPVPLPQLDAGPYLSYGLQWLAFGIMAPLGLGYFAWAEIRERRRQRPAAKAGSDPAAPSTPEPEPVTIEARLADRYGRDRH, via the coding sequence ATGCGCCGCCTGGCCTTCCTGCTGCGTCCCGGCTGGCTGATCCTGGCCGTAGTGGTCGCCGGCTTCGCCTACATGTGTTTCACCGTGCTCGCGCCCTGGCAGCTCGGCAAGAACGAGACCACCTCCGACCGCAACCAGCTGATCGCCGATTCGGTCCACGCCGATCCGGTGGCCGTCACCGATATCCTCGACGGCGATGCGGTGGGTGCGGCCACCGAATGGCGGAAGGTGTACGCCGAAGGCAGCTACGTCCCGGATTCGACCGTGCTGGTCCGGCTGCGGCATCTCGACGGCGCACCCGGTTTCGGGGTGCTGTCCGCGTTCACTCTCACCGACGGCCGCACCCTGCTCGTGGATCGCGGGCTGGTGGCGGCGGTCGACGGGTCGCAGCCGCCGCCGATCGATCCACCGCCCGCGGGCGTGCAGCGGGTCGAGGGCCGGATCAGGGTCTCGGAGAACGTCGACCCGCAGCGCACGCCCGCGGTCCAGAACGGTATCCCGCACGTCTACTCGATCGATATCCCGCAGGAGACCACGGTTCTCGGTATCCCGCTGACCCCGATCCCGGTCGGTGACCGGGGCTCCTATCTCCAGCTGTCCGACGGCCAGCCCGGCGCCTTCACGCCGGTCCCGCTACCCCAGCTCGATGCCGGTCCCTATCTGTCCTACGGGTTGCAATGGCTGGCTTTCGGCATCATGGCGCCGCTGGGACTGGGCTATTTCGCGTGGGCCGAGATCCGCGAACGGCGCAGACAACGCCCCGCGGCGAAAGCCGGATCCGACCCCGCCGCGCCGAGTACCCCCGAACCCGAACCCGTCACCATCGAGGCCCGCCTGGCCGATCGATACGGCCGGGACCGGCACTGA
- a CDS encoding cobalamin biosynthesis protein: MRRGVSTAAGLLIGFAIDRVVGDPRRGHPVAGFGMLAASLESVSYADHRRAGVVHELVLVGSVVGLGAALRRGGTTAVAAATWTVLGGRSLARTGRMMADRLDAGDVAAAREMLPALCGRDPESLDADGLARAALESIAENTSDAAVAPLLWGAVAGVPGLLGYRAVNTLDAMIGYRNQRYRNFGWAAARVDDLANLLPARATGLLTAVVAPLVGGRPGTVLRTWRRDARRHPSPNAGVVEAAAAGALGVRLGGRTEYRHGVEQRPELGVGPAPAAGDLRRAVRLSELVQYAAVVSAVLAAPLSAMLWDRIRARPTRG; encoded by the coding sequence GTGCGCAGAGGTGTTTCGACCGCGGCGGGTCTGCTGATCGGCTTCGCCATCGATCGGGTGGTCGGGGACCCTCGGCGCGGGCATCCGGTGGCGGGGTTCGGGATGCTGGCCGCGTCGCTGGAATCGGTGAGCTATGCCGATCACCGGCGGGCGGGGGTGGTTCACGAACTGGTGCTGGTGGGGTCGGTTGTGGGCTTGGGCGCCGCGCTGCGGCGGGGTGGTACGACAGCGGTGGCTGCGGCGACCTGGACGGTCCTGGGTGGACGGAGCTTGGCACGGACCGGGCGGATGATGGCCGATCGGCTGGACGCCGGCGATGTGGCGGCCGCCCGGGAAATGCTGCCCGCGCTGTGCGGGCGGGACCCGGAGTCACTCGACGCCGACGGGCTGGCCCGGGCGGCACTGGAGTCGATCGCCGAGAACACCTCCGACGCCGCCGTCGCGCCACTGCTGTGGGGCGCGGTGGCCGGCGTTCCCGGACTGCTGGGCTATCGGGCGGTCAACACCCTCGACGCCATGATCGGCTACCGCAACCAGCGGTATCGGAATTTCGGATGGGCGGCCGCCCGCGTCGACGATCTGGCGAATCTGCTTCCGGCCAGGGCGACCGGATTGCTCACCGCGGTGGTGGCACCACTTGTCGGCGGCCGTCCCGGCACGGTGCTGCGGACTTGGCGCCGGGATGCGCGCCGGCACCCCAGCCCGAACGCCGGAGTGGTGGAAGCCGCGGCGGCCGGGGCGCTCGGTGTCCGGCTCGGCGGGCGTACCGAATACCGGCACGGGGTCGAGCAGCGGCCGGAACTGGGTGTGGGACCGGCGCCCGCGGCGGGTGATCTGCGGCGGGCCGTCCGGCTGTCGGAACTGGTGCAATACGCGGCGGTGGTTTCGGCCGTGCTGGCCGCGCCGCTGAGCGCGATGCTGTGGGACCGGATACGCGCCCGGCCCACACGTGGCTGA